Proteins from one Leptospira wolffii serovar Khorat str. Khorat-H2 genomic window:
- a CDS encoding LIC12353 family lipoprotein: MFSKSIFRLVSIPLTLLLLLDCGASLKGKPTPAIPELAGFYINSKSQDWLKDEKLKIQALWIRRTARGEMEFFNKTLTRLQFSVSENREELKVRSGKIQTSNRELLFVENLYKEYHRMYSGKNTSDAKNWDLRAFSPFGKVKEVASFIGEGSSRSGELSEDNRTIVFSNGEKYVKVGGPLIGRISTTVGKLKKAIDNEVAGVLFFPLSSEAFPQEAGKFPYLAFFSTTDGMSSGTVLRIGDYPGQAKEVFDHVAVVDVIPKAGTQVAPLESLTPVILDGTVDLKSVSQKETTEELIRRLKQDPNLSKEELIRELEKLKGSER; the protein is encoded by the coding sequence ATGTTTTCCAAATCCATCTTCCGTTTAGTATCGATCCCACTTACCCTTTTACTCCTCCTAGATTGCGGCGCCAGCCTAAAGGGGAAGCCCACTCCCGCTATTCCGGAGTTGGCGGGATTCTATATAAATAGCAAATCCCAAGACTGGCTTAAGGATGAGAAACTTAAAATCCAGGCTCTATGGATCCGACGTACCGCACGGGGAGAAATGGAATTCTTCAATAAGACCCTTACCCGCTTGCAATTCAGCGTTAGCGAAAACCGGGAAGAATTGAAAGTTAGGTCCGGAAAAATCCAAACCAGCAATCGAGAACTTTTATTCGTGGAAAATCTATATAAGGAATACCATAGAATGTATTCCGGAAAAAATACTTCGGATGCGAAGAACTGGGATCTAAGAGCTTTCAGCCCTTTCGGAAAAGTAAAAGAAGTGGCTTCTTTCATAGGAGAAGGTTCCAGTCGTAGCGGGGAACTTTCGGAAGATAACCGCACGATCGTTTTCTCCAACGGAGAAAAATACGTTAAAGTCGGAGGCCCTCTCATCGGGCGGATCTCCACAACGGTCGGAAAATTGAAAAAGGCCATCGATAACGAGGTCGCTGGCGTATTATTCTTTCCTCTTTCTTCGGAGGCGTTTCCCCAAGAGGCAGGCAAGTTTCCGTATCTAGCCTTCTTCTCGACCACGGACGGAATGTCCTCAGGAACCGTTCTTCGTATAGGAGATTACCCGGGACAAGCAAAGGAAGTATTCGATCATGTAGCGGTCGTGGACGTGATTCCTAAGGCAGGCACCCAAGTCGCACCTTTGGAGTCCCTTACTCCGGTGATCCTGGACGGAACGGTGGATCTAAAATCGGTCTCCCAAAAGGAAACCACTGAAGAATTGATCCGCAGGTTGAAACAGGACCCGAATCTATCCAAAGAGGAATTGATCCGAGAACTCGAGAAGCTGAAAGGATCGGAACGTTAG
- a CDS encoding DEAD/DEAH box helicase: MKSKKTFQDLDLSDEILKAVTDLGFQEPSTIQAEAIPLILSGKDIIGHSRTGTGKTAAFAIPSLEILDEEISSPQILVLCPTRELVVQVAEEYKKLGKYMEDFSVVAIYGGEDISRQFKALKKRPQVIVGTPGRTMDHMRRKTLDLSEIQMVILDEADEMLDMGFLEDMETILSEVPEVRQTILFSATLSPKVMGITKRFQNSPKTVDVTGGKSERPKIQQIYFEIRENAKQEALVRLLNFHNPKVALVFCNTKVRVDEKVELLKSRGIFAEGLHGDLSQKQRDKVMSGFRTGSVSVLVATDVAGRGIDVSDVEAVFNYDMPRDSEDYIHRIGRTGRAGRKGIALSFVSNKELKTLRRIQDEHGFSLEPGKVPEVSEIHERKFKEFAHIVQEVATEGDLSEYAKLVKNLSSEGISPENLAAALFKLALADKTETYDDNVSFDRDPRDRSDRDRGDRNRGGRFSGKKGKDSRKPDHKQKNRFDPRKNNRPPHKKKKR; encoded by the coding sequence TTGAAATCTAAGAAAACATTCCAAGACCTGGACCTTTCGGACGAAATCCTGAAAGCAGTCACCGATTTAGGCTTCCAAGAGCCTTCCACAATACAAGCGGAAGCCATTCCCCTTATTCTTTCCGGAAAGGACATCATCGGACATTCCCGTACGGGAACCGGTAAAACCGCGGCATTCGCGATTCCTAGTTTGGAAATTCTGGACGAGGAGATCTCAAGCCCTCAAATTCTAGTACTTTGCCCTACTAGAGAGCTCGTAGTGCAAGTTGCCGAAGAATATAAGAAATTAGGAAAATATATGGAAGACTTTTCCGTCGTAGCGATTTACGGCGGGGAGGATATCAGCCGTCAATTCAAGGCACTTAAGAAAAGGCCCCAGGTGATCGTAGGAACTCCGGGTAGGACCATGGATCACATGAGAAGAAAGACCCTGGATCTTAGCGAAATCCAAATGGTGATCCTGGACGAAGCGGACGAGATGCTGGACATGGGATTCTTAGAGGATATGGAAACCATCCTCTCCGAAGTTCCGGAAGTCAGACAAACCATTCTATTCTCCGCCACGCTCTCCCCCAAGGTCATGGGAATCACGAAAAGATTCCAGAATTCCCCCAAAACGGTGGATGTGACCGGAGGCAAATCGGAGCGCCCAAAGATCCAACAGATCTATTTCGAAATCAGGGAAAACGCCAAGCAAGAGGCGTTGGTTCGTCTTCTCAATTTCCATAATCCGAAAGTTGCATTAGTTTTCTGTAATACGAAAGTCCGAGTGGACGAAAAAGTGGAACTTTTGAAATCCAGAGGGATCTTCGCCGAGGGACTTCACGGAGACCTTTCTCAAAAGCAAAGGGACAAGGTCATGTCCGGCTTCCGTACGGGATCCGTGAGCGTACTCGTAGCGACCGATGTGGCCGGACGAGGGATAGACGTGAGCGATGTAGAGGCCGTATTCAATTACGATATGCCCAGGGACTCCGAGGATTATATCCACAGAATCGGTAGAACCGGTCGTGCGGGCAGGAAAGGGATCGCTCTCAGCTTCGTTTCCAATAAGGAATTGAAGACATTACGTAGAATCCAAGACGAGCACGGATTCTCACTCGAACCAGGAAAAGTGCCGGAAGTCTCCGAAATCCACGAGAGAAAATTCAAGGAATTCGCGCATATCGTCCAGGAAGTGGCGACGGAAGGAGATCTTTCGGAATATGCAAAACTCGTAAAGAACCTAAGCTCGGAAGGAATCAGCCCGGAGAATCTGGCCGCGGCGTTATTCAAACTGGCTCTCGCAGATAAAACCGAAACTTATGACGACAATGTGAGTTTCGATCGGGACCCCAGAGATCGTTCGGATAGGGACAGGGGAGACCGGAACCGAGGAGGCCGCTTTTCCGGAAAGAAAGGCAAGGATTCCCGTAAACCCGATCATAAACAGAAGAATCGTTTCGATCCTAGAAAGAATAACCGTCCCCCTCACAAAAAGAAAAAACGCTAA
- a CDS encoding EVE domain-containing protein, producing MKERYWIVVASKEHAMIGFSQGIVQACHGKKAPLSRMRKGDWVLVYSSKEIFGESKAYRKFTTLARVEDEEIYSFEMSPDFHPFRRRVEYFPVSEVDILPLIDRLGFIPNKKSWGFPFRTGFLEIGEADFRLISERMGLDVQEQNI from the coding sequence ATGAAGGAAAGATATTGGATCGTAGTGGCTTCCAAGGAGCACGCGATGATCGGATTCTCCCAAGGGATCGTCCAGGCTTGTCACGGCAAGAAGGCGCCTCTCTCCAGAATGCGGAAAGGGGATTGGGTTCTGGTATATTCTTCTAAGGAAATCTTCGGAGAATCCAAGGCGTATCGTAAATTCACGACTCTGGCGAGGGTGGAGGACGAGGAGATTTATTCTTTCGAAATGTCTCCCGATTTCCATCCGTTCCGAAGAAGAGTGGAGTATTTTCCGGTATCCGAGGTGGACATTCTTCCCTTGATCGATCGTCTCGGATTCATCCCGAATAAAAAATCCTGGGGTTTTCCGTTTCGAACAGGATTCTTGGAAATCGGAGAGGCGGATTTTAGGCTGATCTCCGAGAGGATGGGGTTGGATGTCCAAGAACAGAATATTTAG
- a CDS encoding adenylate/guanylate cyclase domain-containing protein, whose translation MDPDPAPFRISLFILLLPICIFLASCSESSYTKIAEKGVLDLRDWDPEAKPILELGGEWSYFPGKLLGETENLEAKEFRRPLETWAGDGYAVLKLKILLPEKRKKIALYSKCQATAFEIFINGKSLGKSGVVGKSKEQSIPDGIPVYFEWEEASSQIELAVNVSNFHHRLGGLWYNIEFGDAVSLSERVRRFRDWDFFLAGIFLLAGAYHLGLFFLRPSDRTPLIFALFCLDLFLRLFVTEDKLLLSYFSLGYRVGMVLEYLTLYAAMPFALHFLRHTFPKYFSRKWMLLFYISSLAFCLTTILPFPFPSYVIPYFQATYFVAVALASYVLFQAVRYKEPYSLSILFAIFALITAGFFDVLSAQLVIATRFVIPSGLLVAIFTQTFILSFKYRDLYREKENLSERLKRLNETYSRFVPLSFLEFLGKEKLEDMRPGDQIRKEMTILFADIRSFTEISESLDSKESFELLNSYIREMEPIIGSHKGFVDKYFGDAIMALFAGAEDAVSAAVAMQNRILEYNKTRIEKGDRAIRVGIGIHTGSLMMGLVGSGERMESTVISEAVHLASKLEALNKYYGSNILISEDSFDELKDSSRFVVRKLDRLKFKGKAEDLYIYEIGDFLSETEKDAFRKSKTNFERGVDLFHSSRYLDSGEAFREALRIYPGDRAANSYLKRCTEQVSAIGRVHSGPDLA comes from the coding sequence ATGGATCCTGACCCTGCTCCTTTCCGAATCAGTCTATTCATCCTTCTTCTGCCCATCTGCATATTCTTAGCTTCTTGTTCCGAATCTTCCTACACTAAGATCGCCGAAAAAGGGGTACTGGATCTACGCGATTGGGATCCGGAAGCAAAACCGATTTTGGAACTCGGAGGAGAATGGTCTTACTTCCCAGGAAAGCTATTGGGCGAAACGGAAAATTTAGAGGCGAAAGAGTTTCGTCGTCCCTTGGAGACCTGGGCAGGAGACGGTTATGCGGTCTTGAAGCTGAAGATTCTTCTCCCCGAAAAGAGAAAGAAAATCGCCCTCTATTCCAAATGCCAAGCGACCGCATTCGAGATTTTCATTAATGGAAAATCCTTGGGTAAATCCGGAGTCGTTGGAAAGTCCAAAGAGCAAAGTATTCCGGACGGAATTCCGGTTTACTTCGAATGGGAGGAGGCTTCTTCCCAAATCGAACTAGCGGTGAACGTGTCCAATTTTCACCATCGTTTAGGCGGGCTTTGGTACAATATCGAATTCGGAGACGCAGTTTCCCTTTCGGAAAGGGTTCGTAGATTTAGGGACTGGGATTTTTTTCTGGCGGGGATCTTTCTTCTCGCAGGAGCTTATCATTTGGGACTTTTCTTTTTAAGGCCCTCGGATCGGACGCCTCTTATCTTCGCGTTATTCTGTCTGGATCTTTTTTTGAGATTATTCGTTACGGAAGACAAGCTTCTTCTTTCCTATTTTTCCTTAGGTTACCGTGTCGGGATGGTCTTGGAATATCTCACACTTTATGCGGCCATGCCTTTCGCGTTGCATTTTTTGCGTCATACTTTTCCTAAGTATTTCTCTCGGAAGTGGATGCTTCTCTTTTATATTTCATCCCTGGCCTTCTGTCTGACCACGATTCTGCCGTTTCCTTTTCCTTCCTACGTGATTCCCTATTTTCAGGCCACTTATTTCGTCGCAGTCGCTTTGGCTTCCTACGTTTTATTCCAAGCGGTTCGTTATAAGGAACCGTATTCCCTTTCCATTTTGTTCGCGATCTTCGCTTTGATCACCGCAGGATTTTTCGACGTACTTTCGGCCCAGCTTGTGATCGCTACCCGCTTCGTCATCCCTTCCGGATTGCTTGTGGCGATTTTCACTCAGACGTTCATTCTATCGTTCAAATACAGGGATCTGTATAGGGAAAAGGAGAATCTTTCGGAAAGGCTGAAGCGATTGAACGAGACTTATAGCCGATTCGTGCCTCTAAGTTTTCTGGAATTTTTGGGAAAGGAAAAGCTCGAAGATATGCGACCGGGGGATCAGATCCGAAAAGAAATGACCATTCTTTTCGCGGATATCCGATCTTTTACGGAAATATCGGAGAGTCTGGATTCCAAGGAAAGTTTCGAACTCTTGAATTCCTATATCCGGGAGATGGAGCCCATCATAGGCTCGCATAAGGGATTCGTGGATAAATATTTCGGAGACGCCATTATGGCCCTTTTTGCCGGTGCGGAGGACGCCGTTTCCGCCGCCGTGGCGATGCAAAATCGTATTTTGGAATATAATAAAACTAGAATAGAGAAAGGGGATAGAGCGATCCGAGTGGGGATCGGTATTCATACCGGTTCCCTGATGATGGGACTCGTAGGTTCCGGAGAAAGAATGGAAAGCACCGTCATTTCCGAAGCGGTTCATCTAGCCTCCAAATTGGAAGCCTTAAATAAATATTACGGATCCAATATACTGATTAGCGAGGATTCTTTCGACGAACTCAAGGATTCCTCCAGGTTCGTCGTCCGAAAATTGGATCGTTTGAAATTCAAGGGAAAGGCAGAAGATCTGTATATTTACGAGATCGGCGATTTTTTAAGCGAGACCGAAAAGGACGCCTTTCGTAAATCCAAGACCAATTTCGAAAGGGGAGTGGATCTGTTCCATTCTTCCCGATACTTGGATTCGGGGGAGGCGTTTCGGGAGGCCTTGCGCATTTATCCCGGAGATCGGGCCGCGAATTCCTATCTCAAGAGATGTACGGAACAGGTTTCCGCGATAGGGAGAGTCCATTCAGGCCCCGATCTGGCCTGA
- a CDS encoding esterase/lipase family protein: protein MFRAARILIAGILFLVAGVANASGGGSSTKPLAGSYPIVLTHGIFGWGKSTGIIDYWGGNAAYLTSQGATVLTPTVTATDSSASRGAQLKTAIQVAMAANNYTGKVHIIGHSQGGLDARYLVANLSFASKVATLTTINTPHKGSPVASVIEAVIPNWALPYVGTVVNTLVGVVYGQSSQNAVAALKLLTVSGATVFNANTPNASGVKYFSYGSYMIGNDLIQHPAMGILAPICSIGAPFYGQSIWNDGVVPDDSQRWGTWKGGPSYGILTTGVDHLEATNALYLGQAWYDTNGYFLKMAQNAKSNQ from the coding sequence ATGTTTCGAGCAGCGAGGATTTTGATAGCTGGGATTTTATTCCTGGTAGCAGGGGTGGCGAATGCGTCCGGGGGAGGTTCTTCTACTAAACCTCTTGCCGGATCGTATCCGATCGTTTTGACTCACGGGATTTTTGGCTGGGGTAAATCCACCGGGATCATCGATTATTGGGGAGGAAATGCAGCCTATCTGACTTCTCAAGGAGCTACCGTTCTGACTCCTACCGTAACTGCTACGGATTCTTCCGCCAGCCGTGGGGCTCAATTGAAGACTGCGATCCAAGTTGCTATGGCGGCCAATAATTACACCGGAAAAGTGCATATTATCGGCCATTCCCAAGGCGGTTTGGACGCTCGTTACCTCGTTGCGAATCTTAGTTTTGCAAGCAAAGTTGCAACTCTTACCACGATCAATACTCCTCACAAAGGAAGTCCGGTTGCAAGTGTGATAGAAGCTGTGATCCCTAATTGGGCGCTTCCTTATGTAGGAACTGTGGTAAATACTTTGGTAGGTGTTGTATATGGCCAGTCTAGCCAAAACGCGGTTGCCGCATTAAAACTTCTGACTGTAAGCGGTGCTACCGTTTTTAACGCAAACACACCGAACGCTTCCGGTGTTAAGTATTTCTCTTATGGATCTTATATGATCGGTAATGATTTGATCCAACACCCTGCAATGGGAATTCTTGCACCTATTTGTTCCATCGGAGCTCCTTTCTATGGGCAAAGTATTTGGAACGACGGTGTGGTCCCTGATGATTCTCAAAGATGGGGAACCTGGAAAGGTGGTCCTTCTTACGGGATTCTTACCACAGGTGTGGATCACTTAGAAGCTACAAACGCACTCTATCTGGGACAGGCCTGGTATGATACGAACGGCTATTTCCTGAAAATGGCCCAGAACGCGAAAAGCAATCAATAA
- the rmuC gene encoding DNA recombination protein RmuC codes for MEYSIALLVGILVGFGLAFFVAKKLYGQDSGVSSADHEKLKMEKAGLVANENRSKERISQLESELKVVTEKNTQAIGAWQATKKESDLLKERVETQKKEFETMITKLKEEFKNLANQALLDNSQKFNLQTQEKLTDILKPFKDEIEKFGTKVEQSHKEQKDDTANLKAQINNLLEMNKTLSDDAKSLASALKGNSKTQGDWGEGILENILQNSGLVKGREYIAQDSVQTEDGRLRPDIVVKLPSGKSIVIDSKVSLTAYVEYSSSETEDTKKAALQKHLKSLYDHVNGLFKKNYQSMYGIESLDFVLMFLPVEPSYYEAVRTDPKFLEEAYAKNILIVTPSTLMVSLKMVANLWRKEKQNKNSEQIAEESGKMYDKIVEIVTALEILGKSIEKSKDNYDSVLGKLKGGRGNLLSRAENIRKLGAKVRKSLDSVSEEEDNEKEETLFLNGE; via the coding sequence ATGGAATATTCGATTGCGTTGCTCGTCGGGATATTAGTCGGATTCGGCCTGGCCTTTTTCGTGGCCAAGAAATTGTACGGCCAGGATTCAGGCGTATCTTCGGCGGATCACGAAAAATTAAAAATGGAAAAGGCGGGTCTCGTCGCGAACGAGAATCGCTCCAAGGAAAGAATTTCCCAACTAGAATCGGAACTGAAAGTCGTTACCGAGAAAAACACCCAGGCGATAGGGGCTTGGCAGGCGACCAAGAAAGAATCGGATCTACTCAAGGAAAGAGTGGAAACCCAAAAAAAAGAATTCGAAACCATGATCACCAAGCTCAAGGAAGAATTCAAAAATCTCGCCAACCAGGCCTTGCTGGATAATTCCCAGAAGTTCAATCTGCAAACCCAGGAAAAACTCACGGATATTCTCAAACCCTTTAAGGACGAGATCGAAAAATTCGGAACCAAGGTGGAGCAATCGCATAAGGAACAGAAGGACGACACAGCCAATCTTAAGGCCCAAATCAATAATCTATTAGAAATGAATAAAACTCTTTCCGACGACGCCAAGAGTTTAGCCTCCGCTCTGAAAGGGAACTCCAAGACCCAAGGGGATTGGGGAGAGGGAATTCTGGAGAATATCCTACAAAATAGCGGGCTCGTAAAAGGCAGGGAATATATCGCCCAGGATTCGGTGCAAACCGAAGACGGTCGCTTGAGACCCGATATCGTGGTTAAACTTCCTTCGGGAAAATCCATAGTCATCGACTCCAAAGTGTCCCTCACCGCCTACGTGGAATATTCTTCCTCCGAAACGGAAGACACGAAGAAGGCGGCACTGCAAAAGCATCTCAAAAGTCTATACGATCATGTGAACGGACTCTTTAAGAAGAATTACCAATCCATGTACGGAATAGAATCCTTGGATTTCGTACTCATGTTTCTGCCGGTCGAGCCTTCCTATTACGAGGCGGTTCGCACCGACCCTAAATTCCTGGAAGAAGCTTACGCCAAGAATATACTCATCGTGACTCCTTCCACTCTCATGGTTTCCCTCAAGATGGTCGCCAATCTTTGGAGAAAGGAAAAGCAAAACAAGAACTCGGAACAGATCGCGGAAGAATCCGGAAAAATGTACGACAAGATCGTTGAAATCGTCACCGCGTTGGAAATCCTGGGAAAATCTATAGAGAAGTCCAAGGACAACTACGATTCCGTATTAGGAAAATTGAAAGGAGGCAGGGGCAATCTGCTATCCCGAGCGGAGAATATACGCAAATTAGGAGCCAAGGTTCGCAAATCCCTAGACAGCGTATCGGAAGAGGAAGATAACGAGAAAGAAGAGACTCTATTTCTAAACGGAGAGTAA
- a CDS encoding rhodanese-related sulfurtransferase — MNRKPLHNIYSKDILRKKLESETFKRITLSFYRYVILEDLQNFRNELYRDWEALGVLGRIYIAREGINAQLSVPEHNFQKFREDLDSRPPFKNVPFKIAVEEEKGSFLKLDIRVRNKIVADGLDDGSFDVTNVGTHLSAEEFNKKLDSSDTILVDVRNHYESEIGYFEGAILPQADTFREELPMIVDMLQNDKDKEIVMYCTGGIRCEKASAFMKHHGFKNVYQLHGGIIAYAAEVKQKGLESKFKGKNFVFDGRLQETIGEEIVSECHQCGSKSARHVNCANPGCHILFIQCEACAEKFADCCSEECKDIAAMSPEEQKKMRKGKQTSNQHFSKSRIRPKVFELYREKSV; from the coding sequence ATGAATCGGAAACCTCTACATAATATCTATAGCAAGGACATCCTACGTAAAAAATTGGAGTCCGAAACTTTTAAGAGAATCACTCTTTCTTTTTATAGATATGTGATCCTGGAGGACCTCCAAAATTTTAGAAATGAACTGTATCGGGATTGGGAAGCCTTGGGAGTGCTGGGCCGGATCTATATCGCGAGGGAAGGAATCAACGCGCAGCTTTCGGTCCCGGAACATAATTTTCAAAAGTTCCGCGAAGACTTGGATTCCAGGCCGCCGTTCAAGAATGTTCCCTTTAAGATCGCTGTAGAAGAGGAGAAGGGTTCCTTTCTCAAATTGGATATCCGCGTTCGCAATAAAATTGTGGCGGACGGTTTGGACGACGGCTCCTTCGATGTGACGAATGTGGGAACACATCTAAGCGCGGAGGAATTCAACAAAAAGTTGGATTCCTCCGACACGATTCTCGTGGACGTTCGCAATCATTACGAATCCGAGATCGGATATTTCGAGGGCGCCATTCTGCCCCAAGCGGACACTTTCCGGGAGGAGCTTCCCATGATAGTGGATATGCTCCAGAACGATAAGGATAAAGAAATCGTAATGTATTGCACCGGAGGAATCCGGTGCGAGAAAGCCTCCGCATTCATGAAGCATCACGGATTCAAAAACGTATACCAACTTCACGGCGGAATCATAGCATACGCCGCCGAGGTGAAGCAAAAGGGTCTGGAATCCAAATTCAAAGGAAAGAATTTCGTATTTGACGGAAGGTTGCAGGAAACGATCGGAGAAGAGATCGTAAGCGAATGTCACCAATGCGGAAGCAAATCCGCGAGACACGTGAATTGCGCGAACCCGGGCTGTCATATTCTATTCATTCAATGCGAAGCTTGTGCGGAAAAATTCGCCGATTGTTGTTCCGAAGAATGTAAGGACATCGCCGCGATGAGTCCGGAAGAGCAGAAAAAAATGAGAAAGGGAAAGCAGACCTCCAACCAACATTTTTCCAAATCCAGGATTCGCCCCAAGGTATTCGAACTCTACAGGGAAAAATCCGTTTAA
- a CDS encoding DNA alkylation repair protein produces MPERDRLIVRMASRTPKRKISSKKISSAFPGASKKASEVIREIRSHADPKKVEILSGFFKNGKGEYGEGDIFLGIQVPPIRKISKEFRGLPLTELQKIVSSKYHEERLCGFFILCETFSKSEEADRKKLHSFYLKNIKYVNNWDIVDLSSREMIGDYLRDKKRDLLYKLAKSKNLWERRISVIATYSFIRQGDFRDTLSISELLITDKEDLIHKATGWMLREVGNRDLKVETDFLDKHAERMPRTMLRYSIEKFPEALKKKYMNAGKK; encoded by the coding sequence ATGCCGGAACGAGATAGACTCATTGTTCGCATGGCCTCCCGAACTCCCAAAAGGAAAATCTCCTCTAAAAAAATTTCCTCCGCATTTCCCGGGGCTTCCAAAAAGGCCTCCGAAGTGATCCGCGAAATTCGATCCCACGCCGATCCTAAAAAGGTCGAGATTCTTTCCGGTTTTTTCAAAAACGGAAAGGGAGAATACGGAGAAGGGGATATTTTCCTAGGAATTCAGGTCCCTCCCATACGGAAAATCTCCAAGGAGTTCCGGGGACTTCCTTTAACGGAGCTGCAAAAAATCGTAAGCTCCAAATACCACGAGGAAAGGCTTTGCGGATTCTTCATACTCTGCGAGACATTCTCCAAGTCGGAGGAAGCGGATCGTAAAAAATTACATTCCTTCTATCTGAAAAACATAAAATATGTTAACAATTGGGACATCGTAGACCTTTCCTCCAGGGAAATGATCGGAGACTATCTTAGGGACAAAAAAAGAGACCTTTTATACAAACTGGCTAAATCCAAGAACCTTTGGGAGCGTAGGATATCCGTCATTGCGACCTATTCCTTCATTCGCCAGGGAGATTTCAGGGATACGCTGAGTATCTCGGAGCTGCTGATAACGGATAAGGAGGATTTAATCCATAAAGCGACCGGTTGGATGCTAAGAGAAGTGGGGAATAGGGATCTTAAGGTAGAGACAGATTTTCTAGACAAGCACGCCGAACGCATGCCTCGAACCATGCTCCGTTATTCAATAGAGAAATTTCCCGAGGCTTTAAAGAAGAAGTATATGAATGCGGGCAAAAAGTAA
- the ygiD gene encoding 4,5-DOPA dioxygenase extradiol — protein sequence MGRISRKDFIIGTGGVLLGGFALRNILKDIKGEGTMEKLPVYFVGHGSPMNAIGENDLTKGWKASVASLPKPEKILSISAHWFTRGQYVTAMDHPKTIHDFYGFPQELFDVQYPSPGSPELAKEISLQKYSEEPTGLDYNWGLDHGTWSVLRHMYPEADIPVVQLSIDATKPAIWHYEFAKNLSKLREKGVLVMGSGDLVHNLRLYDWRNENKVPDWALEANETFKSLIQKRDATSLANYQNLGTAAQMAIPTPEHYLPMLYALALAEKDEEISFFNDIIQSSVSLTSMKIG from the coding sequence ATGGGCAGGATTTCCCGAAAAGACTTCATTATAGGAACGGGCGGAGTTCTACTCGGCGGATTCGCATTACGTAATATTCTTAAGGATATCAAGGGAGAAGGAACTATGGAGAAGCTTCCCGTATACTTCGTGGGACACGGAAGCCCGATGAACGCGATCGGAGAGAACGATTTGACCAAGGGTTGGAAAGCGAGCGTCGCGAGTCTTCCTAAGCCGGAAAAAATTCTAAGCATCTCCGCGCATTGGTTCACTCGAGGACAGTACGTGACCGCGATGGATCACCCTAAGACAATCCACGATTTCTACGGGTTCCCTCAGGAACTATTCGATGTGCAGTATCCTTCTCCCGGTTCTCCCGAGTTGGCCAAGGAAATTTCCCTCCAGAAATATTCCGAGGAACCGACCGGTTTGGATTATAATTGGGGTTTGGACCACGGTACCTGGAGTGTTCTCAGGCATATGTATCCCGAGGCCGATATTCCCGTAGTGCAATTGAGTATAGACGCGACCAAGCCTGCTATCTGGCATTACGAATTCGCGAAGAATCTTTCCAAGCTAAGAGAGAAGGGGGTCCTCGTTATGGGCAGCGGAGACTTGGTGCATAATCTGCGTCTTTACGATTGGAGAAACGAGAATAAGGTTCCGGATTGGGCCCTGGAAGCGAACGAGACCTTTAAGTCTCTCATCCAAAAAAGGGACGCTACGAGTCTCGCTAATTACCAGAACTTGGGGACCGCGGCTCAGATGGCGATTCCTACACCGGAACATTATCTACCAATGTTATACGCTCTCGCCTTGGCGGAAAAGGACGAGGAGATTTCCTTTTTTAACGATATTATCCAAAGTTCGGTTTCTCTTACGAGTATGAAGATCGGATAA
- a CDS encoding MarR family winged helix-turn-helix transcriptional regulator, giving the protein MSKNRIFRYDKSEDSPGFLLWQVTNLWQREIRKVLEPLDLTHAQFVLLAVTHWLELHEEETTQIRISDRAKTDPMTTSTVLRTLEKKKLVKRSAHDTDTRAKSVHTTPEGQKILKEAVRLVEDFDEEFFSALENSRKSFIGNLRSLSKKEV; this is encoded by the coding sequence ATGTCCAAGAACAGAATATTTAGATACGATAAATCCGAGGACAGTCCCGGCTTTCTTCTCTGGCAGGTTACGAATCTTTGGCAAAGAGAGATTCGTAAGGTGCTCGAACCCTTGGATCTGACTCATGCGCAATTCGTTCTTTTGGCGGTGACCCATTGGTTGGAATTACACGAGGAGGAGACGACTCAAATTCGTATTTCGGATCGGGCCAAAACCGATCCGATGACCACCTCCACTGTCTTACGCACCTTGGAAAAGAAGAAGTTGGTAAAAAGATCGGCTCACGATACGGATACTAGAGCCAAATCGGTCCACACTACACCCGAAGGACAGAAGATCCTCAAGGAAGCGGTCCGACTGGTGGAAGACTTCGATGAGGAATTTTTCTCCGCTTTGGAGAATTCCCGAAAATCGTTTATAGGAAATCTTAGGTCTCTTTCTAAGAAGGAAGTCTAA